The Synechococcus sp. BL107 nucleotide sequence CGAGCTGCCACTCACCAACCTCACTCCCCAAATGCGCTGGTATTACGGCCGCAGCAGCAACCGCAATGAGCCGGTGTTGCAGCCGATCCGAAGCAGGAGGCAGCGGCGATGACATTAATGCTCACCCTGCTCTGCCGGGATGAGGCCGACATCCTCGAGAGCATGCTGCGGTTTCATCTCGATCAGGGAGTGGAGCTGATCATTGCCACCGACAACGGTTCAATGGATGGCAGCTTGACCCTGCTGCAACGCTATGAACGGATGGGGAAGCTGCGGCTGATCCAAGAGCCAGACCACAGCCACGATCAAGCGGTGTGGGTGACGCGAATGGCACGGATGGCGGCGGACCTGGGCGCCGACTGGGTGATCAACAGCGATGCCGATGAATTTTGGTGGCCAACCCAGGGCAATCTCGCCTCCACTCTGGCGGCGCTGCCGAGCTCAGTTCAGGCCGTGACTGTGGAGCGCACGAATTTTCTACCTCCAGCACGAGACGCCAAGGATCAACGCCCCTTCCACCAGCGCCAGGTGCTGCGGGAACGCATTTCGCGCAACAGCCTGGGGGAACCACTTCCCCCCAAGCTGATTCATCGCGCCGATCCGAACGTCACGGTGAGTGATGGCAACCACGGCGCCACGGTGAACGGCGAACGCCTGAGCACGATCAGTAACGGCGGCATTGAAATCCTGCATGTGCCGATTCGCAGCTACCCCCAACTCGAACGAAAGATTCGCCAAGGCTCCGAAGCCCTCGAACGCAACCGCCGCATTGGGCCTGGGGTTGGCCACAGCTGGCGCAGCCTGTATAACACCCACCTCAAAGCCGGCACCCTTCTCGCTTACTACGACGGCCTCCGCCCCGATGAGGCAACGCTCACCGCCCAACTGGCCAGCGGCGAGCTGATCGACGACCGGAGGCTTCAGCGCAGCCTGGGCGACCAAATCCCACGGGTGGCTGTGATCACGCCCTACTACAAAGAGCCCTTGGCCCAACTGCAGCAATGCCATCAGAGCGTGCTGGCCCAAAGCGAGCCCTGCCTGCACGTGCTGGTGTCCGACGGACACCCACGCCCACGCATCAACAAATGGAACGCTGAGCATGTGCGACTCCCCCGCAGCCATGGGGACATTGGCTCCACCCCCCGGCTGATTGGCTGCTATCACGCCATCGGGTTAGGGGTGAATGCCGTCGCCTTCCTCGATGCCGACAACTGGTACGGACCAAACCACATCGCTGATTTGCTGGCATCCATGGACAAGGAGAAAGCCGATTTTGTTTCGAGTGGCCGAACCCTCTGCCGCCTCGATGGCTCAGAGATGGGGCCGTGCCCCCTCACCGATCCAGAACGGTTCATTGACACCAACACGATGCTGTTTGGTCGACAAGCATTCCAGTTACTCCACCATTGGGTACTGATGCCGAGCTACGGCCACCTCATCGGTGACCGGATCATGCTGAACCACGTGCGGCGCTCGAATCTCAAACGCCATCACCTCAATCAAGGCTCAGTGTTTTACCGCTGCGCCAAAGAAGGGCTCTACCGCCAAATGGGTGAGGTGATTCCAGAAGGAGTTCAGCCCCGCCCTAATTACGAGGCATCGTTCCGTCAGTGGGAGGCCGATGGTCAGCCGCCGCTTTGAGGTGCAGCAGGCTGGAACATGAACATCGAATAGATCACATTGCGGCGCATGTTGGTCATCATCTCGAGGAACATGTCGTAACCCTCGTTCTTGTATTCGATCAAAGGATCTTTCTGTCCATAGCCCCGTAGACCCACGGATTCCCGAAGCGCATCCATCGCCTGGAGATGTTCGCGCCAAAGGGTGTCGATCTGCTGAAGGATGAAGAAGCGCTCGGCCTCTCTCATCAGGCCTGGGCGTTGCTGCTCAATCTGACCTTCTTTGAGGTCGTAAGCATTGCGCAATTGCTCCTGAAGGAAAGCCTTGAGCTCGTCCATCCCCAAACCATTCACTTGTGCAGGGGTGAGATCTTCAAGCAAGTAAATGAATTCCTTCACCTTTCCCACCAACTGATCCAAATCCCATTCCTCAGGGGGTAGATCGGGATTCACGTAAGCCTCCACGATTTCATTCATCGTTCGTTCGCCATAGCCAATCACCTGCTTCTTCAACGCACGGCCGTCCAGCACACGGCGACGTTCGGAATACACAGCACGGCGCTGATTGTTCATCACCTCGTCGTACTCGAACACTTGCTTCCGGATGTCGTAGTAGTACGTCTCAACTTTTTTCTGGGCACCTTCCAGGGAGCGAGTCAGCATGCCCGACTCAATCGGCATGTCTTCCTCCACCCGGAATGCATTCATCAAGCCAGCCACGCGCTCACCACCAAAAATGCGCAAAAGGTTGTCGCCTAGCGATAGGAAAAAGCGCGTGGAACCGGGATCACCCTGACGTCCAGCACGACCGCGAAGCTGGTTATCTACTCGGCGCGACTCGTGTCGCTCGGTACCAATGACGTGCAGCCCGCCGGCATCGCGCACACGGGCCTCCTCCTCCTTCACGACCGCGTCGTATTCACCCCGTACCAGAGCAATCGCTTCCCGCAGCGATTGGATCTCGGCATCTTCGGTTGGGGCCTTTTCGGCCGCCGTGGCAATCCTCTCCTCAAGATCAAGCACGCTGAGGGCGCGATCGCCCCATGCCTTCACCAAATCTCGCGCAAGTTGAGCAAGAACTTGATCTGTGGACTCCGAAAGCTCACAGGGATAAAGGCTGGCTCCGGCCCGGGGCGATGCCGTTGCAGACGTCTCAGAGAACCCAGTAGCAGAGGCTGAATCCTGGACAGGAAGGGATGGAAGCGGACCATCTTCTGGCTTGACTAGGCGACCGAGCAACACCTCTCGCAACTTGAGGCGGGCCATGTAATCGCTGTTCCCACCAAGAATGATGTCCGTACCACGGCCCGCCATGTTGGTGGCAATCGTGACGGCACCAGCGCGGCCTGCTTGAGCCACGATTTCTGATTCCCGTTCCACATTTTCGGGTTTGGCATTAAGCAAGTTGTGGGGAATATCTTGTTCTGCCAGCAGGCTGCTCAACAACTCACTCTTTTCCACCGATGTGGTACCCACCAGCACCGGACGCGCTTTTTTGTGGATCTCGGCAGTTTCGTTGGCAACAGCCCGCCACTTCGCCACTTCAGTTTTATATACCTGATCAGCCCAGTCTTGACGTGCGCGAATGCGATTGGTCGGAACAATCGTGGTCTGCAATTTGTAGGTCTTCTCGAACTCCACTTCCTCTGTTTTGGCGGTGCCGGTCATGCCCGCCAATCGCGGATAGAGAAGAAAGAAGTTCTGGTAGGTAATCGAAGCGAGAGTTTGCGTTTCCGGTTGAATCTGAAGCTTTTCCTTGGCCTCGATCGCTTGGTGCTGGCCATCACTCCAACGACGGCCTGGCATCACACGACCGGTGAATTCATCAACAATCACCGCTTCGTCATCCCGAACTATGTAGTTCACATCCTTCACAAACAACTCCTTCGCCTTCAGGGCGTTGGTGATGTAGTGGGCCCAGGGGTCCTGGGGGTCAAACAGATCCTGGACACCCAAAGTTTTCTCGGCTTTGGCAAAGCCTTCATCCGTAAGAGTGCAACTGCGCTGCTTCTCATCCACTTCGTAATCACCCTCAGGATCGATACCGTCTTTACCCATCTCGGCAGAGCGCTCAAGGGAGGCAGCCAATTGGGCAGCTTGTTGGTATTTCTCCTGCTCACGCTCGACCTGGCCAGAAATGATTAAGGGTGTACGCGCCTCATCAATGAGGATTGAATCCACCTCGTCAATCACGCAAAACTGAAATTCGCGTTGAACCACTTCACTAATATCCGCGGCCATATTGTCGCGGAGGTAATCGAAACCCAACTCCGAATTTGTGGCATAGGTGATATCGCAGGCATAGTTGCGGCGTCGCTCCTCCGGGCGCATGTCCTGCTGGATCAAACCAACTGATAAACCCAGAAAACGGTGGACCTGCCCCATCCACTCAGCATCACGACGGGCCAGATAGTCGTTCACAGTGACCACATGCACACCACGACCGGTGAGAGCATTGAGGTAGCTAGGCAACGTAGCGACAAGAGTTTTGCCTTCGCCGGTTTTCATCTCAGCAATCTGACCCTCATGCAGCACCATGCCGCCAATCAATTGCACGTCGAAGTGACGCATCCCGAGAACACGCTTTCCGGCTTCTCGAACAACAGCAAACGCCTCAGGGAGAATCTCATCAAGGATGAGCCTTTGATTCACAAGCGTGCCGGCATTGGCAAGACGTTCTTGAAATGCGGCCGTACGTCTACGTAAATCGTCGTCGCTCAGGGGAGCAATTTCCTCTTCGAGAAGAGTGATGTCGGAAACAAGCGGCTGGTAGCGCTTCAGCTTGCGGGCATTGGGGTCACCCAGCAGGAGCTTGAGCATGGTCTCGACGACTACCAGAAAGTCATGCCAGCCTACTGACGAAGGACTGCAAACCAGAAGACTGACATGCCTGCTCGACTGCCGGACTTCTTAGGGATAGGAACCCAAAAAGGGGGAACAACGAGTTTGCACGAATGGCTATGCGGACATTCCCAGATTTATTTGCCTGACTGCAAGGAAGTGCACTACTTCGATTTGAACCATGAAAGGAATGAAAGTTGGTATAAAAACCATTTCATAGACGCCAGAGAGGATCAAAAATGCGGTGAAATAACGCCATTTTATTTATTTCACCCAAACGTTCCATCAAGAATACACAAACTATTGCCGAAAGTTAAAATGATTGTATTGCTAAGAGATCCAGCAGAGAGAGCAATATCACAAATTTTGCATGCTAAAAGAAAGGGATTCGAAACACTTTCACCAGAGGAAGCCATAGCAAGAGAACAAGAAAGGCTCCAACAAGGAGGCATATGGAGCCTCCAAAAACATAGTTACATAGGAAGAAGCAGGTATTTAGAACAACTAGACAGATATGAGAAATTATTCAAAAAAGATCAAATGCTTATATTAAAAAGCGAAGACCTATTCGAAAAACCAGCCCAAGAATGGATAAAAATAACCGAATTCTTAGGGATTAGATCAGACTTAAGGCTCCCAAGCATGCCAAAGGCGAATGAAGGAGTAAGCATGAATGAGAAATTAAAACAAAGGCTTCGAAGAAAGATTCGCAAAGAGTTACAAGCTACAGCCGATGGCATAAAAGAACGATACGGCTTTGAGTGGACATGGAATTAAGTGAATTGAATAGAAAGAAAACATAAAAGCTATTATATATTTTCAAATTAATTCATAATCTATAAACTTGCCTCAACTTTATCTAACGCCAAAGAAACGCTGTCTTGCATGGCCGATAAGGAATATCTAGAACGAACTTCAGCAGACAATAAAGTCAGGTTTCGAAAGACTCTATCTGGATTCTGACAAAGAGATAGCTCAAAGTCTTCAACAGAATTGACGAAATCTGCCCAATCACCAAAAGCAACTTCAGATGCCATAGAAAACTCTGAACCTAAGTTAAAAAGTTCACGACCACCCAAACCAGAATAACCAACAACAGCGCAACCACAGGCAAGAGCTTCAGCTACAGGCAAGCCGAATCCTTCAGGATGGCCAAAGGAGAGAAAAAGAAAACTTTCAGACATAAGTTCAATAACTGAAGTATGAGCAAGACCGTCAATGGGCTTAATGGTCCAACCAGAAAGCAATGATCGTTCTCTCAAAATAGAAGCGACCACGGAGCCATCAAGGAGATTCTTACGAGGCATATAGACAATCTGGCGCTTCTTGTTAGAAATGGAAGGGAGACCACCGAGATCGAATCCATTAATAATCAACGAAACACGATTGCTTCCAGGAAGAACAAACTCAGAGAGAAACTTGTAATCGTGTTGAGACACACAAAAAACCTGAAGAATCGACTCATGACGATACAATGACAATGCAATATTTGGCTTTAGAAAAGAAGTATCGCCGGAAAGACCAAAAGTATATGATAAGTTTTGATTAAATATGACAGATGGAAAGCCTGCGGCGTATTTAAAAATTGTAGTCAAGAAAGTCTCTGGAAAGATAATGACATTATGAGTACGTGATAGAGAGGAATCGCGTAACTTAACCCACTCAGAAAACGAAATTGTATTAACATTACTGCTAAACCAACCAGGATGGAAATCAGCAGACTCTTGAATAATTGTTGCCTTACGTCCGCAGGCAACAATAGACTCAGCAAGTCGATGCATCTGCTTTACGCCGCCAATCGGACGAGTAATATCGGGATGGAGAGCTAACCAGTAATGAACCGACATAAATTAAAAGAAAAAATGTGGGAAAAACTAATAGGAAAATCTAAGGGGAAACAATATACAAATAAAGACAGAACAAACTTAATATTAATCACATTTGATCAATGGCGAGGTGACTGGGGAGATCCCATGAAACCGGTAACAGAACTGAAAGAATTGAAGGCCTTAGCAGAAGAAGGTCTAATAATAGAGAGATGCTATACAAGCAGCCCACAATGTGTGCCGGCAAGAATAAGTTGGTTGACGGGTATGAGACCAAGTGAATCTGGAGTTACATATAACAGGCCATTAGATTTGCCAGGTAGCGCACCATCAATGATACGTGAACTAAAAGATTTAGGGTGGCATACAGCGATAGTAGGAAAAACACATTGGAGCAACCATAACATTGAATGTGACTTAAGAGAAAACAAAAAGAGGCTTAGTGATTTAGGATTTATAGAATCAAGAGAAATTGCAGGACCGCGGGCCTTACAAAAAGTAAAATGTGACATAACAGACGATTGGGAAAAGACAGGAGTGTATAAAGCTCACATTAAAGACCTCGCTGAACGCTATAAGAATGGATGCAATGAAGCTGCATGGCAGGTTAGAGAAAGTGTTCTTCCTAACTCACTATATCCAGATATTTGGATTGCAAGTAAGGGTATAGAAATGCTTCAGAAAATGCCGACTAAAAAGCCATGGTTTCTGTGGATTAGTTTCGTAGGCCCGCATGAACCATTTGACACGCCAAAGCCATGGAAAGGAAGAAATAACAACGAACAACTCCCAAGAGTAATTAAGAATAATGGCTGGATTGACAGATTAGAAACGACATGTGAGACAAAAAAAATCAGGGATCTATGGAAAGAAAAATTAAAAAAAGAACATACTGACGCACTTAGACTTGACTATGCGGATCATCTACAATTATTAGATGATCAATTAGGTAAGATTATAGATATCGCGAAAGAAAGAACAGACTACAAAAATACAGCAGTAGCAATAACATCAGATCATGGCGAGATGCTAGGAGACCATGAGATGCTCTACAAATCAACATTCTTGGAGCCAAGCGTAAGAGTGCCATTTATATATAGTCCACCGCAAAAGACGAATCAAAGTCACAAAAATATAAGATTGCTTAAGCCAATAGGACTGACAGAACTAATAAAATTCACGATTGATGGCTTACATATAGGCGGAAAAAGCAAACATATAGTTAGGAATTGCAAATGGCAAAATTACGCAATTTCCGAGTATGGCAAAGAATTCATGATAGTTAAAGGCAAAATTAAAGTTGTCTACACAAGCGAAGGTAAAGCAATATGGGCAACTGACCTAGAAAAAGACCCGGAAGAGAAAAATAATATACTCGAAAACAAGAATATATCAGTAGCATGTAAAATATTTAGACAGAATAGGATTGCAATTAGGTATGCTCGTCGACGAAAGAAAAAGGGATGGTGTAAAATTGAATACAATAAATAGGATACTTCCAGATTCAGATTACTCAAACGTGCGATCAAATCTTGGCCTAATGGAGGAATGGGGATTGTTGGTAAGCCAAATAGAAGAAGTACGAAAGGTATCTACATCGCCATTCAAATAGTCAAGAAATCTAGATAATTCAGATGAAGGATAACGACCATGAATAATATAGGCGGGTGAGCCACGACCAATAATCCAAGGCTTGGTGGTTCGAACATTAAACTCGTCGGGTAGAATAAATAGACTTAGTGATCGATTGGAAATAGCTTTCCATAAGACAGAACGAAAGGACGCCTGATCCCAACTCTGATTAAAGCTAGTAAAAAGTAAGTCGTATGATGCAAGCCAATCAGTAACTAATTGACGAAAGGATGGAGAATTATTAAAAAATAACACTCCGGTGTTTATCTCTGGAAAAAAATCAGGAACAGAAGCATCATTCCAGCCCGGTGGATGACGAACAGGAGCGTAACAGGCTGCAATATCATAGAATTTCAAAATATTGAAGGTTAAATCAATTGAAGATGATATGAAGGCATCAGTATCGAGAAAAAGTATTTCATCATAGGGTAAATGCAACAGCGGCGAGATCTTATCTCGATAATTAAAAACTGGACAATCGTGTTGATATATATTTTCGAATACCAAGTCATGATTAATTGATAATGCATATTCGAATAAATCAGTGAACAAACAGAAAGGAATAGTCGGAGAGTTAACTTTAGAAAGCCTAGCGTTAAAGAAGGCCTCATCGATATAGGCTTTTCCGGTAGCAATATAAGTAATACATCTTGAATCCGACATGATTCAGATATCTAAGCTACGATATTAACAGAAGGCCAATCTGTAACGAAGGAGAATTGTGACGACATGGTTGACAAGTTATCAATTAATTTGATAAGTGATGGATTATCAGAGTCAAGATCACGTGCGCGACTAGCATAAGACTTGGCTAAGATGATGTCATGACGGATGCAAGCAAGATTTGCAAGATTAAATAAGTGCTTAAAAGAATAGCCTTTTAAATTTGCTGCACAACCATAACAGATTTCAGCATAATGAAAAAGCTTCAAACCTATATAAGCATCAGCAGCTACCTCGTATACATCACCAATCAAATCAGATTTACAATTACCATAAATAGCAGTACAAGTTTTTAGAGCTAAATTAAAATTTTTCGACAATACTGCTTGCTCTGCCATCTTCAACTGATCACGGTGAAGTTCATGTGAAGTCGATTGAGGAATATTCTTTAATAAAGTTGACTCATTCTTATCAAGAACTTTTGCGGTTAGCTTGGAGGTCGTTCTTTTCACTTCATCTGGAGTAAAAGCCATTAGTAGGGGGTCGGCAAGTGACCAAGCTGAATTACTCGCTGATTCGATAATAGATTGAGATAAATTTACTTTTTGAAGAGAATCTAATAATCTATTTTTATTGGTTATTGCATCAATAAAATTGGGATTAATATTTAATATCTCATCCAATAACAAAAGTGACTCGTCGAAACGTTTAAGATCAATTAATAGATTGGCGTAATTATTCTTTGTGGCCAAAGATTCAGGTGAAAGCTTTAAAGCTTTCAAAAGTAGAGGTTCTGATCGTTCAAAGTCGCCTAACCTGCGACAAGTAACGCCGAAGAGAGAATAATAAGACTCATCTTCGGAAAAGCATGATTCAATCTCAATTAGCAAGTTATATGCTTCCTGGTAATTACCAAGACTAAAATAAGAACTAGCTACAATTTTTGCTGCAATAGGTTCTAGAGTCGAAACAAGTGAGGATGATATCCAAGTTGAAATTACTGACTGATGGTCACCACCTCTGAAATGTGAAATGAGTGTAGAGACTAAATTTGACAAAGCAGCACTATTCGATAGATCCATTAAAGCACATGAGTATGAAGAGCATCAACTAGTTATTTGACCTTGCAGAAGCAAATAGCCATTGAGAAGTCTTCTGGAGAGCAGAATGCCAACCACCAGTGTCATCTTGACGAGCAATACCTACTGATGGATACCAGTAAGAATTGGTTTGATTCTGGTCACTTAACCAACGCCAGTCAAAATGCTTACTAAGAAGACACATGGTAGGTATATTTAAGGAGCCAGAACCATGAATTGTAGTATTGGCTACGCTTACGACTACATCACATGCAGCAACTTGAGACATCCAAGTGTCCATATCCTTTAGAGAGTCTATGCGAGCATCATGAATAATATCGATGCCGGAGTTTTTCCAATCATATATTGTTTTAGATGTTTAGCCATACTGCAAATCGACAAAACGAAAACCCGGATGTTTAAGTAGAAAGTTCTTGAAAAGATCTTGATTCATAGATTTTTCTTCTATGCGCTTTCCCCTTCCGCCACCACGCCAACTAACTCCGACTAAAAAATCCTTTTTGACGCCATGCTTCAAATACTCCGTACGAAACTGATTTGTAAGAGTTGAATTAGAGATTAAAAAAGGTACCTTGGGCGCAAAATGGTCTATAGAAGTGAAACGCTTACTACAAATGGAGCCAATAGCCGACTGAAAGTCAAAATTGGATGACGAAAGGGTCCCGTCTTTAATATCTGCAGG carries:
- a CDS encoding tetratricopeptide repeat protein yields the protein MDLSNSAALSNLVSTLISHFRGGDHQSVISTWISSSLVSTLEPIAAKIVASSYFSLGNYQEAYNLLIEIESCFSEDESYYSLFGVTCRRLGDFERSEPLLLKALKLSPESLATKNNYANLLIDLKRFDESLLLLDEILNINPNFIDAITNKNRLLDSLQKVNLSQSIIESASNSAWSLADPLLMAFTPDEVKRTTSKLTAKVLDKNESTLLKNIPQSTSHELHRDQLKMAEQAVLSKNFNLALKTCTAIYGNCKSDLIGDVYEVAADAYIGLKLFHYAEICYGCAANLKGYSFKHLFNLANLACIRHDIILAKSYASRARDLDSDNPSLIKLIDNLSTMSSQFSFVTDWPSVNIVA
- a CDS encoding glycosyltransferase family 2 protein, with the translated sequence MLTLLCRDEADILESMLRFHLDQGVELIIATDNGSMDGSLTLLQRYERMGKLRLIQEPDHSHDQAVWVTRMARMAADLGADWVINSDADEFWWPTQGNLASTLAALPSSVQAVTVERTNFLPPARDAKDQRPFHQRQVLRERISRNSLGEPLPPKLIHRADPNVTVSDGNHGATVNGERLSTISNGGIEILHVPIRSYPQLERKIRQGSEALERNRRIGPGVGHSWRSLYNTHLKAGTLLAYYDGLRPDEATLTAQLASGELIDDRRLQRSLGDQIPRVAVITPYYKEPLAQLQQCHQSVLAQSEPCLHVLVSDGHPRPRINKWNAEHVRLPRSHGDIGSTPRLIGCYHAIGLGVNAVAFLDADNWYGPNHIADLLASMDKEKADFVSSGRTLCRLDGSEMGPCPLTDPERFIDTNTMLFGRQAFQLLHHWVLMPSYGHLIGDRIMLNHVRRSNLKRHHLNQGSVFYRCAKEGLYRQMGEVIPEGVQPRPNYEASFRQWEADGQPPL
- a CDS encoding glycosyltransferase; its protein translation is MSVHYWLALHPDITRPIGGVKQMHRLAESIVACGRKATIIQESADFHPGWFSSNVNTISFSEWVKLRDSSLSRTHNVIIFPETFLTTIFKYAAGFPSVIFNQNLSYTFGLSGDTSFLKPNIALSLYRHESILQVFCVSQHDYKFLSEFVLPGSNRVSLIINGFDLGGLPSISNKKRQIVYMPRKNLLDGSVVASILRERSLLSGWTIKPIDGLAHTSVIELMSESFLFLSFGHPEGFGLPVAEALACGCAVVGYSGLGGRELFNLGSEFSMASEVAFGDWADFVNSVEDFELSLCQNPDRVFRNLTLLSAEVRSRYSLSAMQDSVSLALDKVEASL
- a CDS encoding sulfatase-like hydrolase/transferase gives rise to the protein MNRHKLKEKMWEKLIGKSKGKQYTNKDRTNLILITFDQWRGDWGDPMKPVTELKELKALAEEGLIIERCYTSSPQCVPARISWLTGMRPSESGVTYNRPLDLPGSAPSMIRELKDLGWHTAIVGKTHWSNHNIECDLRENKKRLSDLGFIESREIAGPRALQKVKCDITDDWEKTGVYKAHIKDLAERYKNGCNEAAWQVRESVLPNSLYPDIWIASKGIEMLQKMPTKKPWFLWISFVGPHEPFDTPKPWKGRNNNEQLPRVIKNNGWIDRLETTCETKKIRDLWKEKLKKEHTDALRLDYADHLQLLDDQLGKIIDIAKERTDYKNTAVAITSDHGEMLGDHEMLYKSTFLEPSVRVPFIYSPPQKTNQSHKNIRLLKPIGLTELIKFTIDGLHIGGKSKHIVRNCKWQNYAISEYGKEFMIVKGKIKVVYTSEGKAIWATDLEKDPEEKNNILENKNISVACKIFRQNRIAIRYARRRKKKGWCKIEYNK
- the secA gene encoding preprotein translocase subunit SecA — its product is MLKLLLGDPNARKLKRYQPLVSDITLLEEEIAPLSDDDLRRRTAAFQERLANAGTLVNQRLILDEILPEAFAVVREAGKRVLGMRHFDVQLIGGMVLHEGQIAEMKTGEGKTLVATLPSYLNALTGRGVHVVTVNDYLARRDAEWMGQVHRFLGLSVGLIQQDMRPEERRRNYACDITYATNSELGFDYLRDNMAADISEVVQREFQFCVIDEVDSILIDEARTPLIISGQVEREQEKYQQAAQLAASLERSAEMGKDGIDPEGDYEVDEKQRSCTLTDEGFAKAEKTLGVQDLFDPQDPWAHYITNALKAKELFVKDVNYIVRDDEAVIVDEFTGRVMPGRRWSDGQHQAIEAKEKLQIQPETQTLASITYQNFFLLYPRLAGMTGTAKTEEVEFEKTYKLQTTIVPTNRIRARQDWADQVYKTEVAKWRAVANETAEIHKKARPVLVGTTSVEKSELLSSLLAEQDIPHNLLNAKPENVERESEIVAQAGRAGAVTIATNMAGRGTDIILGGNSDYMARLKLREVLLGRLVKPEDGPLPSLPVQDSASATGFSETSATASPRAGASLYPCELSESTDQVLAQLARDLVKAWGDRALSVLDLEERIATAAEKAPTEDAEIQSLREAIALVRGEYDAVVKEEEARVRDAGGLHVIGTERHESRRVDNQLRGRAGRQGDPGSTRFFLSLGDNLLRIFGGERVAGLMNAFRVEEDMPIESGMLTRSLEGAQKKVETYYYDIRKQVFEYDEVMNNQRRAVYSERRRVLDGRALKKQVIGYGERTMNEIVEAYVNPDLPPEEWDLDQLVGKVKEFIYLLEDLTPAQVNGLGMDELKAFLQEQLRNAYDLKEGQIEQQRPGLMREAERFFILQQIDTLWREHLQAMDALRESVGLRGYGQKDPLIEYKNEGYDMFLEMMTNMRRNVIYSMFMFQPAAPQSGG
- a CDS encoding sulfotransferase domain-containing protein, which translates into the protein MPARLPDFLGIGTQKGGTTSLHEWLCGHSQIYLPDCKEVHYFDLNHERNESWYKNHFIDAREDQKCGEITPFYLFHPNVPSRIHKLLPKVKMIVLLRDPAERAISQILHAKRKGFETLSPEEAIAREQERLQQGGIWSLQKHSYIGRSRYLEQLDRYEKLFKKDQMLILKSEDLFEKPAQEWIKITEFLGIRSDLRLPSMPKANEGVSMNEKLKQRLRRKIRKELQATADGIKERYGFEWTWN